A genomic region of Terriglobales bacterium contains the following coding sequences:
- a CDS encoding CCA tRNA nucleotidyltransferase, translating to MADYIYMMESRLSPAQLQVVGQVQEIARAYEMNVYLTGGAVRDIISGFPIRDLDFTVQGNVLKLQKDLQKIGAIIQGSDEDMHILYVLFPNHVRTEIASARSESYPKPGKPEVTFETINEDLRRRDFTVNAMALSLNPGSRGLLMDPFNGVADLEAKHLRILQNYAFLEEPSRMLRALRLMTRFHWTLEERTQARFDAAKENNYLEYISNRAIGYEIEQIAHEDDPVAVMKAFEKEGWMKILFPAWTTAKVDTAGLTALQKTRQQLTDIGVQSDPAAARMYFLTRKMGDKEVHAMQKLLPRQHFVEQWRNIEDDAKDLAKRLLSKEYAAPSATWKLLMATRPELILFLDITTRQSAVEQKIKAFLTKWPQYRQKMPLLKMTEMRITPDLPVYQKLLEEMFFLMLDGKLKTEAEIVKFLEPHQPPLPVAPPTPTRRGRGKKKVAAKAAAAAAPAAPEQTAPSAQAAPALQQAKPPKVAKKEAAPAKLQAQAAAVAAPAHQKTAPAKVEAKAVATPTAKKPEPKRTKRAKKTASKPAAKKPKTKSAKKSKR from the coding sequence ATGGCTGACTACATATACATGATGGAGAGCCGGTTATCTCCGGCGCAACTCCAGGTCGTGGGACAAGTGCAGGAGATCGCGCGCGCCTACGAGATGAACGTCTATCTCACCGGCGGCGCGGTGCGCGACATCATCAGCGGATTCCCAATCCGGGACCTTGACTTTACCGTCCAGGGCAACGTCCTCAAGCTGCAGAAAGACTTGCAAAAAATCGGCGCCATTATTCAGGGAAGTGACGAGGACATGCACATCCTTTATGTCCTCTTTCCCAATCACGTGCGGACAGAGATTGCCAGCGCGCGCTCCGAGAGCTATCCCAAACCGGGAAAGCCCGAGGTGACGTTCGAAACCATAAACGAGGACCTCCGCCGCCGGGATTTCACTGTCAATGCGATGGCGTTGTCGCTGAATCCCGGCTCACGCGGGCTATTGATGGATCCATTCAACGGGGTTGCCGATCTCGAGGCCAAACACCTGCGCATTCTTCAGAACTACGCCTTTCTCGAAGAACCTTCGCGCATGTTGCGCGCGTTACGTCTGATGACGCGCTTTCATTGGACTCTCGAAGAGCGCACGCAAGCCCGCTTTGATGCCGCGAAAGAGAACAACTACCTCGAATACATCTCCAATCGTGCGATCGGCTACGAGATCGAACAAATCGCGCATGAAGACGACCCTGTCGCAGTGATGAAAGCCTTCGAGAAGGAAGGCTGGATGAAAATCCTCTTCCCCGCCTGGACGACCGCGAAAGTCGATACCGCCGGACTCACGGCGCTGCAAAAGACTCGTCAGCAGCTCACGGATATCGGAGTGCAATCGGATCCGGCTGCCGCTCGCATGTACTTCCTCACCAGGAAAATGGGCGATAAAGAAGTGCATGCGATGCAGAAGCTCTTGCCGCGCCAGCACTTCGTCGAGCAGTGGCGCAATATCGAAGACGACGCCAAGGACCTGGCCAAGCGATTGCTCTCGAAAGAGTACGCTGCGCCTTCTGCTACCTGGAAACTTCTGATGGCCACGCGTCCGGAGCTAATTCTTTTTCTCGATATAACGACGCGGCAGTCCGCGGTCGAGCAGAAGATCAAAGCATTTCTCACGAAATGGCCGCAGTACCGCCAGAAGATGCCGCTGCTCAAGATGACGGAGATGCGCATCACTCCGGATCTTCCCGTCTACCAGAAGCTGTTGGAAGAGATGTTCTTTCTCATGCTCGACGGCAAGCTGAAAACAGAAGCGGAGATAGTGAAGTTTCTTGAGCCGCATCAGCCGCCGTTGCCGGTTGCGCCGCCAACTCCTACGCGTCGCGGCCGAGGCAAGAAGAAAGTTGCTGCGAAAGCCGCTGCAGCAGCCGCACCGGCCGCGCCCGAACAAACAGCTCCGAGTGCGCAGGCTGCGCCAGCACTACAGCAGGCGAAACCACCAAAGGTTGCCAAGAAAGAGGCAGCTCCAGCAAAGCTGCAGGCTCAAGCCGCGGCAGTTGCTGCGCCTGCGCATCAGAAGACCGCGCCTGCGAAGGTTGAAGCCAAAGCAGTCGCGACCCCGACTGCAAAGAAACCAGAGCCAAAGAGGACTAAGCGTGCGAAGAAAACCGCCTCAAAACCAGCGGCAAAGAAACCTAAAACAAAATCTGCCAAGAAGAGCAAACGATAA